In Humulus lupulus chromosome 7, drHumLupu1.1, whole genome shotgun sequence, the following are encoded in one genomic region:
- the LOC133790558 gene encoding uncharacterized protein LOC133790558 — MRCLGALESVRVSPLASLSVNGGTTTSKDVTLATGLHLRCSASPLRSSLSFTLPNSFFFRTRAPSRRTASFYCHSALTPELKTTLDKVVNSSKVVLFMKGTKDFPQCGFSNTVVQILRSLNVPFETINILENEMLRQGLKEYSSWPTFPQLYIEGEFFGGCDITVDAYKSGELQEVVEKAMCS, encoded by the exons atgcgGTGTCTTGGGGCCTTGGAGTCGGTGAGAGTTTCACCGTTGGCTTCCTTATCTGTTAATGGAGGCACCACTACCAGCAAAGATGTTACTTTGGCCACTGGGCTTCACCTCCGCTGCTCCGCTAGTCCTCTTCGTTCCTCGCTCTCCTTCACTCTTCCCAATAGCTTCTTCTTCAGAACCAGGGCCCCTTCTCGGAGGACTGCCTCCTTTTATTGCCACTCCG CATTGACTCCAGAGTTGAAGACTACACTGGACAAAGTTGTTAATTCTAGCAAAGTGGTCCTTTTCATGAAGGGAACAAAAGACTTTCCACAGTGTGGATTTTCCAACACAGTCGTTCAAATATTGAGGTCCTTAAATGTACCTTTCGAAACAATAAACATACTGGAAAATGAAATGCTGCGTCAAGGTTTGAAGGAATACTCCAGTTGGCCTACCTTTCCACAGCTTTACATCGAAGGAGAGTTTTTCGGGGGCTGCGACATCACCGTTG ATGCATACAAAAGCGGGGAATTGCAAGAAGTAGTGGAGAAGGCCATGTGCTCTTGA